In the Rhizobium sp. BT03 genome, one interval contains:
- the virB10 gene encoding type IV secretion system protein VirB10: MAEEEITQIPGERAETSAGSRLDNNPILKRGAVALAIVAFVTFALWSMRGQDKPSDGAQPERVVIRQTSDFEPAKEPQPVATPPQVQLPTPVAAEQAPTDDDKLLDAARRAPVIAYGGEKSPATRRQDQNAAADQASNYVPLGANPGGFASQGENEDQRFNRLLTPTQLQGSRAGTLGNRDFIVAMGTSIPCVLETALSSDQPGFTSCVINRDVLSDNGRVVLMEKGTQVVGEYRGGIRRGQKRVFVLWNRAKTPKGVIITLASPATDALGRAGIDGYVDTHWWERFGSAMLLSIVGDASSYASSRLQDSDVEAQNTTSAGQQAAAIAVEQSINIPPTLMKHQGELVSIFVARDLDFSSVYRLRVTEPRNRVYDRAVLGDFGPSSKLVTK; encoded by the coding sequence ATGGCCGAGGAAGAGATTACCCAAATTCCGGGCGAGCGTGCCGAGACGTCGGCCGGCAGCCGGCTCGACAATAACCCGATCCTCAAACGCGGCGCTGTCGCCTTGGCGATCGTCGCCTTTGTCACGTTCGCTCTCTGGTCGATGCGAGGGCAGGACAAGCCGTCAGACGGTGCCCAGCCGGAGCGCGTTGTCATCCGGCAGACATCGGATTTCGAACCGGCGAAGGAGCCACAGCCGGTGGCGACACCGCCGCAGGTTCAGCTCCCGACGCCTGTCGCCGCCGAGCAGGCGCCGACCGACGATGACAAGCTGCTCGACGCTGCCCGCCGTGCGCCGGTCATCGCCTATGGCGGCGAGAAATCGCCGGCGACGCGGCGGCAGGATCAGAATGCGGCGGCGGATCAGGCCTCGAATTACGTGCCGCTCGGCGCCAATCCCGGCGGCTTCGCCTCGCAGGGCGAAAACGAAGATCAGCGCTTCAACCGCTTGCTGACGCCGACGCAATTGCAGGGATCGCGTGCAGGGACGTTGGGCAATCGCGATTTCATCGTCGCAATGGGGACATCCATTCCTTGCGTTCTCGAGACCGCGCTCTCCTCCGATCAGCCGGGGTTCACGAGCTGCGTCATCAACCGGGACGTTCTTTCAGATAACGGCCGCGTTGTGCTGATGGAAAAAGGCACGCAGGTCGTCGGCGAATATCGCGGCGGCATTCGCCGCGGGCAAAAGCGCGTGTTCGTTCTCTGGAACCGGGCGAAGACGCCGAAAGGCGTGATCATCACGCTGGCATCGCCGGCAACCGATGCGCTTGGCCGGGCGGGCATCGACGGCTATGTGGACACCCATTGGTGGGAGCGGTTCGGCAGCGCAATGCTCCTGTCGATCGTCGGTGATGCCAGTTCCTATGCCAGCAGCCGGCTGCAGGACAGCGACGTCGAAGCGCAAAATACCACCAGCGCCGGTCAGCAGGCCGCGGCGATCGCCGTCGAGCAGTCGATCAACATTCCCCCGACCCTGATGAAACATCAGGGCGAGCTCGTTTCGATCTTCGTCGCACGCGATCTCGATTTCTCCAGCGTCTATCGGCTTCGCGTGACGGAGCCCCGCAATCGCGTCTATGACCGCGCCGTGCTTGGGGATTTCGGCCCCTCCTCGAAGCTCGTGACAAAATAG